The Archocentrus centrarchus isolate MPI-CPG fArcCen1 chromosome 5, fArcCen1, whole genome shotgun sequence genome contains the following window.
ACTGAATAATTAAATCTTGCTTTCATACTGAAAACTTTAGGACTCACAAGGCTGCACAAGTTCTGGTCAAATAACTAAGTTAAACTAACATCATATGAGACAGCAAGAATTCAACATTGCATTGTTGGATGAATTTCTTTCACTGCCCACTGATCAAGATTGACATAGTTCATTAAAacgaaagcaaaactaaaactagATGTGGGAAAAACATTtagttaactaaaataaaaacaaaaactagacTTTTGGTTAAACTTGAAACTAAGtggaataaaatttaaatatgtaGGAAATATTCTTAGTTTTAGTATCTCAGCTTGCCTGATTTGTTATCACAACATATGCCCTCCATGCAATAGTAATTATAACGCCTAAAACTAACAGTGAAATTAATACAATTtgctaaactaaaactaaacattttcaaacaaaaaataaatggaaacgAGCAAACCCACTAGGGACacaaactgaaactaaaatcaacagacaaaaaaaattaaaacgaaatgaaaaacaataataaaaaatacagaactATTATTTCTCTGCCACTGATCCTGTGATATGTCAAAAAACCTGTCAGAGCTCAACAGTTTTTGAACAGAACATGCTGTCCCGTTTCACATTTTTACCCCTAAAGTCAAGCGTACCTACATGTTATTTCCATCTCCAACATATGATCACACAAACATTGgtcaaagtaataataaaatctGATAAATCACTTTTCCACAGCAGTTTGTTCACACCACAGAAATGACGCCTCCTTGTTGTTAGCTGGCAGGCTAAGCTAGTCGGTCAGCGCTTCAGGTAGTTAGCTTGTAGCTGAAGGAAACGCAAAGTTTGTTAAAAACGGGGCTCATTCGCTCACGAATACTGACGACCTGTACATCGGAGCGTGACTGCGATCAAACCTTTATGTTGGGGCCATTACTAAGTTTGAATGCAGGTACTCACATGCTGTCTGCAACCGGCTGGCAAGACACGAGAAATGATGCAAGCTGGAGTCAGAGCGTGAGCGGAAGTGACGATTAACGGACAGCAAACCGCGTTGTTCTTGAAAATAAAACGCGTAAATCAAATCAGTGAgccaacaaaataaaagcaaatcctCACAGACATGTTATAATCTTCAAACTAAGTTACgcgattatttatttatgaagtaATAATTAGTTTGGTGTCTTAAAACAATATCAACAGTATCAATTTACTAGTTTAATCAGCCAGAAGTCTTTGTTATTTTGACaactctgctgtgttttcagtAAATTCACCTCATAAGATACAAAGAGTTCATGGAGATAAAGTGAAAGATAAGTCTAGGTGCACCAACCATAATGCATAATGGCcttgtcagtgtttttttttttttttttttttttatcttgttgatttagatttttttttttttttgtatttgcttgAGTTGTGTCTTTACCttctacagatttttttaagtaaagaaGAGTATGAAATTACATGAAAGACCTGAAGCATCACCGAAAACCAGTTACTTATTCTGATTCTTCATAGGATGAAATAATTCCGTCCATATGGGAGTTGTCTCTTCCAAGGTGGAAGCCACCTCAATGTGTATAGAGTGAAAATATTGTGAATGACACATACCAGGTGTCAGCTCTACTGAACATCTATGGGAGGTTAGAGACTGACTCTCCCACTATCATCACAACAATAAACAGGAtatcttttaaaagaaatgctGTGCAGAACCTTTTAGGATCCATATCAAGACATAGCTAAACTGTCCTGGCAGCAAGAGGAGGTCCattaccagaggtggcaaaagtactgacattctgtacttaagtagaagtacaagtacttgtgttaaaaaatactttggtaaaagtcaaagtactggttcaacttctttacttaagtaaaagtaaaaaagtacaggctctgaaatttactcaaagtaagaaagtaaaagtagctttttggaggatgtttctacctgctatttttgtgtaaagctaactgaaccttattatatattattgtaaaaatataaaataatacatgagaacacaaacgttattccaatctaaattttaattctaatgaatgtactcagcttgaataacaaactgtgaaagggaatttaaacacagctctgttctctgtgtcctccatagtagagggtgactgtgtctccacctaaacacaaacatgaggatactcaggggttacagtgggattcagaaggtggaggaaccctaagatcagctgtagcggctctgcatggggagaagaatcacaactttctattgtgagctgcagtaaatgatgttggtgtgcaggctgtgatcagctgacctgctgctgctgctgctctgaggtttactgctctgtgtggatggactgaactcacaaagatgtaacccagtatttcacagctatctgagctgatctccatcccctacactgacagcatacaggctgtagaaatgttggattcagtgaatgaatctcagcatcagcagctttgattcaaactcatctctgctgcactgatgtaacctgtaactctgaccatgaacacaaacactgtgctccagtccaacacagagctttactgtaaatacagtacaacaagataacctgtttattacgtactaaactgcagtattttcatacaatctttgaattacacaaagtcagtatacttcagtttattttccagtccttacctttaattctagcctcccttcttcctctcctgtcctctttctccatctgtgagtgaacttctctctctttgctctccctgaaatacagcagctcttcttttagctagtagacacactgtgtgacaaactgcacacactttgtgtgtttgctgatatttgttgagcatttaaaaacgttgcatttacctgccacacgttactcccttcatgctcgctcctcttcagtagcgctagctaagctgtttatgtcctgcgagcgtaacttacggattcggtccggcccgctgtgacccctgattatagcgctataaatgagacattaattacatgggtttgtgtatttaatccctttgtacccgataagccccggtgatggaggatacgccagtacgattgtctcttatatgttaatattcctccgtttaggctcagatcgcttgatgactgacggcgcactgaccggaaacgcaaacttctccctgacgtgttaaaaagtaacgagtctgttttgaaaatgtaagaagtagaaagtacagatacttgtgtaaaaatgtagggagtaaaagtaaaaagtactcagaaaaataaatactcaagtaaagtacagatacctaaaaaatctacttaagtacagtaacgaagtatttgtacttcgttacttcccacctctgtccaTTACATTCTACTTAATGCTATTATTTACTTTAGTGGTCACCCATGTGCACTTTGTCAGTGATGTTCTTGTGTTCCCATTCCTGTTTATGTCAGAATCTTACACTTTCATGGCTTCTGTTCGGGTTGTTTTACATCTCAGCCTGGGGTGAAGAGGACATAATATGCTAGAACTCAAATGGCCCTTCTAGCTGAATTTAGACTGTCAATTCAGTGACGTATAGCGTACTCCAGCAGTACTTTCACTGCAAGCATGTAGCTAAAGCATAATGCAGCAACTTTGAAAACTGCATAAAACATAATTgctttgtttctattttttttctttcctggacCAGTAAGCTTTGCATTCCTaatgttttttacttttgcaTAATCAAAGAATGGACAATGGCCAGATAACTCCACTGTAAAATTTCTCATAGGAGGGTTGCTCAGCTTCTGAGCATGGCAGTCTTTCCCATAGTGTCTATTGCTGTAtgagtttggatttttttttgtttgtttcacaaGATCCCATCAAATGGTTTATAAATCTATGGAGAGATATTTCTAATGTGGCTGTGTAGCAATCACAATTTTATCTATCCTTTAccatccatcaattttccaGGTTTGGGTTGTGGgggtagcagcctaagcagagaagcccagacttctctctccccagccacatccaccagctcatccggagggcgTTCCTGgcaacgccttggggtccctctggatgagctatCCTTTATCTAAAAAcaattaacatttaaaatattctgaACTCAGCCATTAGACAGTTTTCTAACTAATTTCAGTTCTGATGAATGAACTACACAGACACGTTGGCATAAAATAAACCCTGAACATCTAATAAAGTGATTTATTCCATAGGATCAGACAGAGACAGGAGCCTCAATAACAAAGTACAATCAGATGCTGGTTTGTTAACAAAGCATAGCTTTATTGTGATGAGAATCTGGACTGTCAGACATGGAGGTGATGGTGTAACGGCTTATTTCGCCACAGCGGCCTTCCGTGCTGCCTTCAAGCCCTTCTTGTTGTGCTTCTTAGCAAAGCGCATATTCCTCAGGAATTTGGGGTCCACCTGcaacaaagtaaacaaacagATTGAGAAGGTTCATTGAACAAGAAGCTCATATAAGGTTTCCATGTGATGCAACTGTGCTCGACTACCTTTGTAGTCTAAACAATTACCAGCAATGCAGTTTAGTGTGAATAGGTgggctttattaaaaataaaaaaaaaaaactgaatcacaACAATAACCAACAAATTTTGGTGTTCAAATGAGCTACTCCAAAAATCATATGGCAAAATTCATCCAAATGCCAAGAACTGAGACCACAAAGGCAGCATTATTACTGAGGGAGTGTGGTAggtaaaagaatgaaaactgcaTTAGAGTTTGCATAAAAAACATTTCTAGGTGAAAGCAGGGCGACTGAAATCAGGTGAGGTTTGGACAGTGACATTTCCCAGAGAATCTTAAGCTTAGCTTGTCAGTTCATTTCATACTTTCAAGCTTTAACAACAACTGGCTACTAAATTTGTCCACTAGTTCAACACTGTGTGAGATTCAATAAACAAGAAGCACCACTCCCACTCCCATGTCCATGCAGCTTAAGTAGTGCAAGTCGGAAAACTCAATTAAACACCTATTAAAAGAACACTGCCTATCTGAATGGAAATGTAACTTGTATTAAGGCTTAACATGATCAAAAAAAACTCACATTACCAAGGACCTCCCTGTTAGTCgacatattcacacacattttaataaCTAGTTTACTGAGGTCTTTCTGCCATAATGTAATTTATTAAATGTttctgtacttaaaaaaaataaattaaaaaatcctACTCAAGTTCACattaggacagaaaaaaaaatttcacgagcaggatctgattttaaaatgaaagcatgCATAAGAGAGACTTGAGCGATATAAAGTATTACTTTCCCATACAAAGCAGCAGCATTCAAAGTAGTGATGAGCAGATCACACTTATATACTCAGGCACAGGGGCCTTAACTTGCATATTCTGATTAATAACAGATGGgttacagtttttttatttttatttttctcatcagACAAGACACTAGAACATGCCAACTGACCAgcccatttgttttcattttaaatctgcCTACGTCTATGTTATATCACTGTGGTTATACATGATTGGGAGCAGATTtctaaattaattattaatccaCCATGCAACCAAACTAATTAATAAATCAGTTTGGGTGGGTGGCAAATAAATGATTTATAAATGCAAATTCAGATGACATAAGCCCTCATCTTTGCATGTCTAACTTTAAAGCTCTTAGTTTCCAGGGTGCATTATCTTAAAATACTTAAAGAGAAGAATGAATACATGTATAAATGTTCTTTCCCAACCTAAACAGTTTAAGCTCTAAGGTGATAAGCCTTCATATCTGCGCTTCAGTCAAaaagctcaaacacacacattatctGACTTTTGTATCACTAATACACCTGAAAAGAGCAAGCCAAGGAGCCATTAACCTGCTGCACATACAACTCACCTCTACGGCTGTGACATATATCGTTCATGAATATACCAGTATAAATTTTTACATGATTTAAAACAAAGTTGTATCACAAATCACTGCTATTATAACGCTGTACATTTAAGTTCCCTAGTGCGCAAAAATCAGACCGGACATGTCTGAGAGCAAGAGCCTGGTATCAGACTCCAATGACAATTTAACACCCAAAAAGGGAGCAacttcaacaacctccaacaaaaGACAGCAAATTTGCCTATTAGAGgtgaaaacaaacatgttccaccacttgaggcaaaaaaaaaaaaaaaaaaaaaaacaaagcacacaccACAGAGTACAACCAGACTATACAGGAGGTGATACTAGCAGTTGGTGATGTGTgacccaaatgtaaacaaatctCTCAATTTCACACTCCTAGCTGCACTCCATATGAGAGGAAACTCAAAtggtggatggaaattactgatgaGGTTACATGGTGGAAAAGCAGGGTTTAAATCAACTGGTTAATAAgctaaacaaatatttttcagtatGTGACAGTATTGTGCAGCTCCTGAAGACTTACAAGTTTAACAATAACTTCATTCTAAGTGTTAAACAGTTACTTTATACTTTTAAGTCCCAGAGAAAATCCCAACTTGGGCTACGTTTGTGCTTATATTTGACTCATACTGTGTCACTACTATTGCATAATAATGttgctgctggcaccttgtttCAGCAGATTCACACTTCTTATTAGAAAGTCTGTCATTAATGACAGTAGCTCATTGAAAAAGGATGGAAAAtaagctccattttttttccacttataaatgctgttgcttgcaagcaCCAAAAAACTGTCCATTCATCGATTCAAAAAGTGTTTCAGAAAATCATACTAGAAATACTGATATAATTTTGAGCCTGTATCACCCACCACTACCCACTTCAATTTCACAGTAAATATAAAACCATACACACATCTGTGTATGGTTTTATTAAGCTACAGAGCATGTGAACATGTTCTGACTGCTCACCTTTACAAACAATGCTGGTTTCatgtaaaaatgcaaatatacaaTAACTAACAGTACGCACCCCCTTCAGAGACTCATATCGGTGTGATCTGGGCTTCTTGATGCCATTCCTGTGGTGTTTACGAGCTGTTTAAACAAGAGGAGAGACAATTAACATAATGCAGCTAGACTGTTCTTACAACTAAAACTCAAAGCTAACGCAACAAATACATTGCTCCTAAAAGGAGCAGCTTCCTGAGACTTTACTGAGAGACTTACACTGGTTGTGGGTTGTGTGGTTCTTAGACTTGGCCATTTCAACGCTGGTTAATCTAAAAGGAAAGTAGGGGAGGGAAAAATCAGCATCATACGTCCATCTGTATTTAGCATGACCGCTAGCTGAGGAATAGATTAGCAACCGGTGGTTGAGGATGCTTCATTCATTACAACCAGCTCTGTGCGTCGTAaagataaattaataaataaatctggtAGCAACAGGCTTACAATGTAAAATTACACATACAAttaaaaagtaagtaaaataaCTGTGCGGCTGCGTTTGGAAGGACTGCCTGGTGGTCGGAAGCTGTGTGAAGCTACAACTGTGCTACACAGAATGTTAGCATGCTTAAAGCttgattttctgcttttatttaggATCCCATCTAAACAATACTGCCATGGATCTGTCATTAACAAAGCGCTTCATCTAAATCGGTGTCTGTTTCTTTGCGGACATATGAAATATACACAGATTGATGAAGATTTTTAAGGATTCGCCGAGGTGGGTAAAATAGATACCTGCCACACGAACAGACGACAACCGGAAGAGAAAGAAGACCTGAGCGAGCAGAAAAGATAATGAGTGTAGGCAAGAGAGGAAGTCGGCTAGAGAAGAAAGGACTTGGTTAGTCACACCGCCTCCTGTTGGTGGGTTCTTTAACAGGCTGGAGTCCACAGCGGGCCACAGGATGTCACTCTCAGcctataaaaattaaaacttatGCTTTAGAAATAGACACTGACAGGGCTTCTTGTATCTGTAAGACCATGAGTTGAGTTAATTTTAACTGATTTTCCTCTCCACAATATTGCTCTTTTGCTTTTACAAGTGGAAAGTAATTAAATTACTTATTGCTTATCCTTTTCTGGGTCACAGAGCCTGGAGGCTATCCCAGCTACCATAGGGTAGGGTACACCCTAGACAAGTTGctagcctgtcacagggctaacatagagagccaatcattcacactcacatccacacctatgggcaaattataatcaccaattaacctaactgaCTAaaggcatgtctttggactgtgggaggaaactggggTACCctgagaaaacccacacagacaacatgcaaactccacacagaaaggctccagccatttgatggatttgaacccaggacattcttgctgtgaggccacaatgctaaccaccatgctgcccaaatAGCTTTAAAGTACATATGctgatattatatatattatatatattaattataaATAAGCTTAAATATGCTTATTTATACTTTCTTGTTCTCCCTTGCAGCACACTGTTGaaggttaaattaaaaatttatgtGAACAGAAAGATGTGTACTGTTTGTGGGGCCTCTTGTGTTTGAGATATATATGATTTATAAGCAGTAAAATATATAATGTGATATGCTATATGGCAAAAGGCAGGGTAAACCCTgggcaggtcaccagtctattacAGGACTAAACCAGAGAGAGGTGTGAAAAAGAaggtaataaatgaa
Protein-coding sequences here:
- the rpl29 gene encoding large ribosomal subunit protein eL29, which encodes MAKSKNHTTHNQSRKHHRNGIKKPRSHRYESLKGVDPKFLRNMRFAKKHNKKGLKAARKAAVAK